From one Lolium rigidum isolate FL_2022 chromosome 4, APGP_CSIRO_Lrig_0.1, whole genome shotgun sequence genomic stretch:
- the LOC124648193 gene encoding putative disease resistance protein RGA3, which yields MAELGGMLAAAILKVVGDQIGSAIGGQITLQKNFDEDLKKMKMALESVDAVLEDAERRSITDKSTRLWLKRLKDVMYVISDMIDEFEADTQAITQPSAPKCSFKKYLAIMIPCLTIGPKIKMANRMEKMRDDLELITDQHKMFKLTQGTNANETKVTDIRETSSIMETQIVGRTDDKDEILASLFESMTEDITILPIYGIGGLGKTTLAKMVYSSSQFKEYSQVWVYVSQTFDLKHIGNSIISQLSEGVKESEYTEIQMIHKSLQKLLAGKKILIILDDLWEDKDFHLESLTDMLKVGKDSNVVVIVTTRDEGIARKISTIRPCKLKALTDDMCWSIIKKKSAFESRGGKEHAEKTGKAIAMKCGGVALAAKSIGHTLQYIKFSEWESLRDSNIWTLCFAYCAIFPKGHKIVKEELIYQWVSLGFSTWQLGERCISQLLGLSFLEYSNSESNIELYDEDITLVTMHDLVHDLARTTMDNEVFVVSKGDNAQGSCYHYALLDDCTKPLVSELSMIRALRFMKCDKITVHDAAFSSANSLRVLDLSECIIHKSPDSIGVLKQLRYLNAPGVQHTTIPDSITKLSKLIYLDIHGSPTIVKLPKSIGDTDGLVYLNLSGCSRLAKLPESFKRLQKLVHLDLSNCSCVRGISVLLGNLTQLQYLNLSHCQKIGEMPEALGVLSKLKYLNLSFSSYLESCQEAEVLGALNKLEYLNLSSKHCSLLKLPETLGTFIQLKYLSLSGCERMSELPRSFPSLKNLVHLDLSYCHRICFLDEALVGLSNLQHLNLQGTCIKLLPEDVNKLQYLNLGSSAISLPYFRVRRGDGQSSSSLVLLQHIDPVVLKLTKLENVKSVEEVHRINLAGKTQLEDLTLEWTRDAERFVDHKILMENLVPPITLKKLEICGYSGMSFPAWLVGQLPNLKHLVFRGMANLEEWNTSYSSCGEHVIGQLEIHDCPLLRMKPLPPKAWDWVISNSDNVLSSWEECTGPHADATSSVSPVITTELSVKNCKVPMHQWRLLQHFPGLTSLSIKGSVDLTGSPDVIQHLSSLETLTLQDEYLEELPKWLNENKGQLTKLNLMDCNSMASLPHWLGELTSLKKLRLWGCAVLNYLPKSIQQLTSLQTLDITRCPELKCLGESVCLLPSSLRELKIWSCNGIKCLSEGMEQLTNLQKLVICNCPDLRQWCELEENKMKLAHIEEKNIFFPAFLREFFPAEMPIWSLPAQYMGNHLFVDNVTFALCVYIRLEICGYNGVSFPAWLVVDNLPNLEHLELKGMANLEEWNTLYSSGQEYVLKYLEIRDCPHST from the exons atggcggagctcGGCGGTATGCTTGCCGCTGCCATCCTCAAGGTGGTGGGTGACCAGATCGGTTCAGCGATCGGAGGCCAGATCACCCTGCAGAAGAACTTCGATGAGGacctgaagaagatgaagatggcgCTCGAGTCCGTCGATGCCGTCCTTGAGGATGCCGAGAGGCGATCCATCACGGATAAATCAACGCGTCTTTGGCTGAAGCGGCTTAAAGATGTCATGTATGTCATCTCCGACATGATCGATGAGTTTGAGGCCGACACACAGGCCATCACCCAGCCGTCTGCACCGAAG TGCTCTTTTAAAAAGTATTTGGCAATTATGATCCCCTGTCTCACAATTGGTCCCAAGATTAAAATGGCCAACAGGAtggagaagatgagggatgatctAGAGCTGATAACAGATCAACACAAAATGTTTAAATTAACACAAGGTACTAATGCCAATGAGACGAAGGTTACTGATATAAGGGAAACATCGTCAATCATGGAGACACAAATTGTTGGGAGGACCGATGATAAAGATGAAATATTGGCTTCTTTATTTGAGAGCATGACAGAAGACATCACAATCCTTCCTATATATGGCATTGGAGGCCTTGGCAAGACCACCTTGGCAAAAATGGTTTATAGTAGTTCCCAGTTCAAAGAATACTCTCAGGTGTGGGTTTATGTGTCTCAAACATTTGATTTGAAACATATTGGAAATTCTATAATATCACAGCTATCAGAGGGAGTGAAGGAGAGTGAGTACACTGAAATTCAGATGATACACAAATCCCTTCAAAAGCTTCTTGCTGGTAAGAAGATTCTTATTATTTTAGATGACCTCTGGgaggacaaggattttcatctggAAAGCCTAACCGACATGCTAAAGGTTGGGAAGGACAGTAATGTGGTTGTTATAGTAACCACACGCGATGAAGGCATAGCAAGAAAAATTTCTACCATCCGGCCATGCAAATTAAAAGCTTTGACTGATGACATGTGCTGGTCTATAATAAAGAAAAAAAGTGCATTTGAATCTAGAGGTGGCAAAGAACATGCAGAGAAGACAGGGAAGGCCATCGCAATGAAGTGTGGTGGTGTGGCTTTAGCAGCTAAATCAATTGGACACACGCTGCAATATATAAAGTTCAGTGAATGGGAATCCTTGAGGGATAGCAATATATGGACT ctatgctttgcctattgtgcaaTATTTCCTAAAGGTCACAAGATAGTTAAAGAGGAGCTTATTTACCAGTGGGTTTCTCTTGGTTTCTCTACTTGGCAACTTGGTGAGAGATGCATTAGTCAGCTTTTGGGACTCTCTTTCCTTGAATATTCAAATTCAGAATCG AATATCGAGCTATATGATGAAGATATTACATTGGTAACCATGCATGACTTGGTGCACGATTTAGCTAGGACAACCATGGACAATGAAgtttttgtcgttagcaaaggcgATAATGCCCAGGGAAGCTGCTATCACTATGCACTACTCGATGATTGTACCAAGCCATTGGTCTCGGAGTTATCCATGATAAGGGCACTCCGTTTTATGAAGTGTGATAAAATCACAGTTCATGATGCTGCATTTTCATCCGCTAATTCCCTGCGTGTCCTGGACTTAAGTGAATGCATCATACACAAGTCGCCAGATTCTATTGGTGTACTGAAGCAGTTGAGGTATCTTAACGCTCCGGGAGTCCAACATACAACGATTCCAGATAGTATCACCAAGCTCTCGAAATTAATTTATCTGGACATTCATGGATCTCCTACAATTGTGAAGCTACCGAAGTCAATTGGAGATACTGACGGTCTGGTGTATCTTAATTTGTCAGGTTGTTCAAGACTTGCAAAACTACCAGAATCATTCAAGAGGCTACAAAAATTAGTGCATTTAGATCTGTCAAATTGCTCTTGTGTTCGAGGTATATCTGTACTCTTGGGGAACCTCACCCAACTCCAGTATTTGAACTTATCTCACTGCCAAAAAATTGGAGAGATGCCGGAAGCTCTAGGCGTCTTATCCAAActaaagtatttgaacttatcatTCAGCTCATATCTTGAAAGTTGCCAGGAAGCAGAAGTTTTGGGCGCCCTGAACAAACTTGAGTATTTGAACTTATCTTCAAAGCACTGTAGTCTTCTAAAGCTCCCAGAAACTTTGGGCACATTCATTCAACTCAAGTACTTAAGCTTGTCAGGTTGTGAGAGAATGTCAGAATTGCCGAGGTCATTTCCGAGTCTAAAAAATTTGGTGCATCTTGATCTATCATACTGTCATAGGATTTGTTTTCTAGATGAAGCTTTGGTTGGCCTTTCGAATCTGCAACATTTGAATTTACAGGGTACATGTATCAAGTTGCTGCCAGAAGATGTGAACAAACTCCagtatttgaat CTTGGTAGCAGTGCAATATCGTTACCGTACTTTAGGGTGCGGCGTGGTGATGGTCAATCTAGTAGTAGCCTCGTCCTGCTACAACACATAGATCCTGTCGTGCTCAAGTTGACTAAACTTGAAAATGTGAAGTCCGTTGAAGAGGTACATCGTATAAATTTGGCTGGGAAGACACAACTTGAGGACTTGACACTGGAGTGGACTCGAGATGCTGAGAGATTTGTGGATCACAAAATTTTGATGGAAAATCTAGTGCCACCAATCACATTGAAGAAGTTGGAGATATGTGGTTACAGCGGTATGAGCTTTCCAGCCTGGCTAGTGGGCCAATTGCCAAACCTAAAGCATCTGGTTTTCAGAGGTATGGCAAACCTGGAAGAGTGGAACACGTCATACTCCAGTTGTGGGGAGCACGTGATTGGACAGTTGGAAATACATGATTGCCCCCTGTTAAGGATGAAACCGCTTCCACCTAAAGCTTGGGACTGGGTGATATCAAACAGTGATAACGTGTTATCATCATGGGAAGAGTGTACTGGACCACACGCCGATGCCACCTCCTCTGTTTCTCCGGTAATAACTACTGAGCTGTCAGTTAAAAACTGCAAGGTACCTATGCATCAGTGGAGGTTGCTTCAGCACTTCCCTGGCCTCACTTCTTTGTCTATTAAAGGCTCAGTTGATCTGACCGGCTCACCAGATGTCATCCAACATCTCTCCTCTCTAGAGACTCTAACGCTACAAGACGAATACTTGGAAGAGCTGCCAAAATGGTTGAACGAGAACAAGGGGCAACTCACAAAGCTAAATCTGATGGATTGCAACAGCATGGCATCACTGCCGCACTGGTTAGGAGAATTAACCTCCCTCAAGAAACTTCGCCTGTGGGGATGTGCTGTCTTGAATTATTTGCCAAAAAGTATACAACAACTCACCAGTCTCCAGACACTAGATATTACTAGGTGCCCTGAATTAAAGTGCTTGGGTGAAAGTGTATGTCTCCTGCCCAGCTCTCTTCGGGAACTTAAAATCTGGAGCTGTAACGGTATCAAGTGTTTGTCTGAGGGCATGGAACAACTCACCAACCTCCAAAAACTGGTTATTTGTAATTGCCCTGACCTAAGACAGTGGTGTGAATTAGAGGAGAACAAGATGAAGCTGGCTCACATAGAAGAAAAG AATATATTCTTTCCTGCATTTCTTAGAGAGTTCTTCCCTGCAGAAATGCCTATATGGTCAT TACCGGCGCAGTACATGGGGAACCATCTTTTTGTTGATAATGTAACATTTGCCTTAT gTGTATACATAAGGCTAGAAATATGTGGTTACAATGGTGTGAGCTTTCCAGCCTGGCTAGTAGTGGACAACCTACCAAACCTAGAGCATCTGGAACTCAAAGGTATGGCGAACCTGGAAGAGTGGAACACGTTATACTCCAGTGGTCAGGAGTATGTGCTTAAATATTTGGAGATACGTGATTGCCCCCATTCCACCTAA